One Portunus trituberculatus isolate SZX2019 chromosome 42, ASM1759143v1, whole genome shotgun sequence DNA window includes the following coding sequences:
- the LOC123517650 gene encoding agglutinin-like protein ARB_02240 isoform X2 — protein sequence MRLLCLTLLVAAAVHADKLFPGPPSGSFSNNIGLGIADYLPPTVECPTTTATSTSVVSVNRDTTVTNYVTRTEPTTFYSTQLVYTTLTTTSVNTLQSTVFQTVPVTETSVVVRTSLVTITAPGSTRTVQSIVTRTEQVQVTITSTLISTVNRGSTVTTTRTETSVRPTTVTQQTDRVVTSTVPFQPPPVVATSTYQSVTQSVVQVTGPDRTVQTTIPVRTTLTTTTAIQPPSVMVTRTKTSSSVVYVTSTTVSVTQDIRTQVVVSTRTTVLTQFSTVVQTSTVTRTTTRVEGTTVTRYSTVTQVRPVTQTNTQTAVTTVGRPGTTVTRTEVRSTVSTVSLPQQVVTQQVDSTRLVTDVAYSTQTGFTTTYVTRTEQAPCNTGYNYDAPSVTLDLRRAG from the coding sequence ATGCGGCTGTTGTGCCTGACGCTGCTGGTGGCTGCTGCCGTCCACGCAGACAAGCTGTTCCCTGGGCCACCTAGTGGAAGCTTCTCCAACAACATCGGCCTGGGCATCGCAGATTACTTGCCGCCTACAGTAGAATGCCcaacaaccaccgccaccagcacctcAGTGGTGTCGGTGAACAGGGACACCACCGTCACTAACTATGTGACACGCACGGAGCCCACCACTTTCTACAGCACCCAACTTGTCTACACTACGCTCACGACAACCTCTGTCAACACGCTCCAGTCAACTGTCTTCCAAACAGTTCCTGTGACTGAGACCAGCGTAGTGGTGAGGACATCGCTCGTTACTATCACGGCCCCGGGCAGCACAAGGACCGTGCAGAGCATCGTCACCAGGACTGAGCAGGTCCAGGTCACCATTACTAGCACTCTTATTTCCACCGTCAATAGAGGCTCGactgtcaccacaaccagaACTGAGACTTCCGTAAGACCCACAACTGTGacccaacagacagacagagtggtGACCAGCACCGTGCCCTTCCAGCCGCCGCCCGTCGTCGCCACCAGCACTTATCAGAGTGTGACGCAATCTGTGGTGCAGGTAACCGGCCCAGATCGCACCGTGCAGACCACCATACCGGTAAGGACCACCCTTACCACAACTACCGCCATCCAGCCTCCCAGCGTGATGGTGACGCGGACTAAGACATCCAGCAGTGTGGTGtacgtcacctccaccactgtCAGCGTGACCCAGGACATCCGAACCCAAGTAGTAGTGAGCACCCGCACTACCGTGCTTACCCAATTTTCTACAGTGGTACAGACATCTACCGTGACGCGCACCACCACCAGGGTTGAGGGAACCACCGTCACCAGATACTCAACGGTGACCCAGGTGCGACCCGTCACACAGACCAATACTCAGACAGCAGTGACAACGGTGGGACGCCCTGGCACCACAGTCACCAGAACGGAGGTGCGCAGCACGGTGAGCACCGTGAGTCTCCCGCAGCAGGTGGTGACGCAGCAAGTGGACAGTACACGGCTAGTGACGGACGTGGCCTACAGCACCCAGAcaggcttcaccaccacctatgTAACCAGGACGGAACAGGCACCATGCAACACCGGGTACAACTACGACGCGCCATCCGTCACTTTGGACCTGCGACGAGCCGGTTGA